In Plasmodium vinckei vinckei genome assembly, chromosome: PVVCY_13, a single genomic region encodes these proteins:
- a CDS encoding RNA lariat debranching enzyme, putative, with amino-acid sequence MIVAVVGCTHGELDLVYNSLSRLEEENNFKINLLICCGDFQSIRYNLDNDSLNVPNKYKKEENDFTKYFTGEKKAKILTIFIGGNHEAMNVLKQLYYGGWVAPNIYYLGYSNVININGIRICGLSGIYKKYNFYKKYDECYPYNDISKVSAYHIRKYEIEKLKILKNKVDIIVTHDWPNNIEKHGNLNELLKWKSFFKSEILSNTLGNPQTEILLNKLKPHFWFAAHLHVKYSSIYIHSDKINYTKFLSLDKAEPHRHFIQILNFEKVENCLRLKNDHIPRPVELGLQNVGSPSGEGEKEGEVPKEEAQKEEAEKDEAEKENYYLCYDIEWLAILKANHHLISINSDKNYNLEELKYPTNEDFEFVKEKLKNLKQISINGKEYYPIHGYNTPNYKNLIEQRKYFLSLLDLEELNIYNDYELNFFNEEIKKLNQQLPKENSQNLIDQQINSCLNE; translated from the coding sequence atgattgTGGCAGTTGTTGGGTGCACACACGGGGAGTTGGATTTGGTTTATAACTCTTTAAGTCGTTTAGaggaagaaaataatttcaaaATTAACTTACTAATATGTTGTGGAGATTTTCAAAGTATTCGATATAATCTCGATAATGATTCTTTAAATGTAcctaataaatataaaaaagaagaaaatgattttactaaatattttacaggagaaaaaaaagcaaaaatattaacaatttttataggTGGAAACCATGAAGCTATGAATGTATTGaaacaattatattatgGTGGTTGGGTTGCtccaaatatttattatttaggTTATTCAAatgttattaatataaatggtATAAGAATATGTGGTTTAAGtggtatatataaaaaatataatttttataaaaaatatgatgagTGCTATCCATACAATGATATATCTAAAGTAAGTGCATATCATATACGTAAATatgaaattgaaaaattaaaaatattaaaaaataaagttgaTATAATTGTTACTCATGATTGgccaaataatattgaaaaacatggaaatttaaatgagttgctaaaatggaaatctttttttaaatcagaAATTTTGAGTAACACATTAGGAAATCCACAAACAGAAATATtactaaataaattaaaaccACATTTTTGGTTTGCAGCTCATTTGCATGTTAAATATTCATCTATCTACATTCACagtgataaaataaattatacgAAATTCCTGTCTTTAGATAAAGCTGAACCTCATAGGcattttatacaaattctaaattttgaaaaggTTGAAAATTGTTTGCGCCTTAAAAATGACCATATTCCAAGACCCGTCGAGCTTGGTCTACAAAACGTGGGCAGTCCATCTGGGGAAGGAGAAAAGGAGGGAGAAGTACCAAAGGAAGAAGCACAAAAGGAAGAAGCAGAAAAGGACGAAGCGGAGAAAGAGAACTACTACCTATGCTATGACATAGAATGGCTAGCTATACTAAAAGCGAACCACCATTTGATTTCTATAAATagtgataaaaattataatttagaagaattaaaatatcCAACAAATGAAGATTTTGAATTtgttaaagaaaaattaaaaaatttaaaacaaatttcaATAAATGGAAAAGAATACTATCCTATACATGGCTATAATACACCaaactataaaaatttaatagaacaaagaaaatattttttaagtctTTTGGATTTAGAAGAacttaatatatacaatgaTTATGAActtaacttttttaatgaagaaataaaaaaattaaatcaaCAATTACCCAAAGAAAATTCTCAAAATTTAATAGACCAACAAATAAACTCATGTTTGAATGAGTAA
- a CDS encoding secreted ookinete protein, putative, whose translation MNIKNKLFIICIYFFILRNVYGVNLNDAENKFSVKIKNRNNETTERKQLIRSKNLSRKKRGQTNTSFIIKSTEDIQMNSKQDKNFNQSNFRNKPQTNDDVKDPLERDDTESSGSENLYDNNDDIDSNENSDYSSESTPDDLLNMDDLYSYADEDLTRDDITENESVDDLFEHSISLHNNLDKMDDKMDDEDIDSSLTDGAKKIDIDVVNAHENGAYLKESKQNSATKKGDDKTASDEKRDNRIISKPNKTIKKDTPETKVNSLNKLSNGSTHASENKKSNVPKSSGNKTKGKNNTNHKNKIDEQPNKGTDKIAKQNNANNIANKDISNKPNTPKGAKNSVPDIDDSNKTDKIVKEETKPVGETININIALNPEIGNENKKSLEKKKEKNHAGTRSINKKGKMSQKKNKSAKNGTKNGSKNGSTNNKLSANSFDNKVKTDKNHHKLENKPHAQKNGKHDKNEKHMASHLPDEGENDANKNNNDISISIEVPKEMGNIKIPSNIVKHIKKGNTMDIESFININSKNDNGNDQIGESSEEESDEEDEEDDEENKSDETKGGMNGPFGSNTMEVASLNTENKLVVEKEKEDKNLEKYSHENNAEGVENGEHPLITQKKNIIKNSRKIYNLKLYNCSYIDDWDLNNEYIDEEGKLVKLSGYVFQNIVNSDSMPTTNITDWKLKGSCDHDKYICGALKYMNNIYNKGERVIFDGKIYEATSDAYGNPKELANVWIDKTSDCYNF comes from the coding sequence atgaatataaaaaataaattatttataatttgtatatatttctttatattgcGAAATGTATATGGtgtaaatttaaatgatgcagagaataaattttctgtaaaaataaaaaatagaaacaATGAGACTACAGAAAGAAAACAACTAATTCGTAGCAAAAATTTATCACGTAAAAAAAGGGGCCAAACAAATACCAgctttattataaaaagtaCCGAAGACATCCAAATGAATTCTAAACaggataaaaattttaatcaAAGTAATTTTCGTAATAAGCCTCAAACTAATGATGATGTAAAAGATCCATTAGAACGTGACGATACAGAAAGTAGTGGTAgtgaaaatttatatgataataatgatgatataGATAGTAATGAAAATTCAGACTATTCAAGTGAAAGCACACCAGACGACCTGCTAAATATGGACGATTTATACAGTTATGCCGATGAAGATTTAACACGTGATGACATTACAGAGAACGAAAGTGTTGATGATTTGTTTGAACACAGTATTTCATTACATAATAATCTTGATAAAATGGATGATAAAATGGATGATGAAGATATTGATTCTTCTCTAACTGACGGtgctaaaaaaatagatatcGATGTTGTTAACGCACATGAAAATGGTGCTTACTTAAAAGAAAGTAAACAAAATAGTGCTACTAAAAAAGGTGATGATAAAACAGCTTCAGATGAAAAGCGTGATAATCGGATAATTTCTAAGccaaataaaacaataaaaaaagatactCCAGAAACCAAAGTGAATTCtcttaataaattaagCAATGGAAGTACACATGCtagtgaaaataaaaagagtAATGTGCCTAAATCTAGTGGaaacaaaacaaaaggaaaaaacaatactaatcataaaaataaaattgatgaACAACCTAATAAGGGAACTGATAAAATAGccaaacaaaataatgccAATAATATTGCAAACAAAGATATTTCCAATAAACCAAACACACCAAAAGGAGCTAAAAATAGTGTACCTGACATAGATGACTCAAATAAAACtgataaaattgtaaaagaGGAAACAAAACCAGTAGGAGAAACCATAAACATAAACATTGCATTGAACCCGGAGATtggaaatgaaaataaaaagtcgttggaaaaaaagaaggaaAAAAACCATGCTGGCACTCgaagtataaataaaaaaggaaagatgtcacaaaaaaaaaacaaaagtgCTAAGAATGGTACTAAGAATGGTAGTAAAAATGGTAGTACGAATAATAAATTGAGTGCAAATTCATTTGACAATAAAGTTAAAACAGATAAAAATCACCATAAATTGGAAAACAAACCCCATGCCCAAAAAAATGGGAAGCacgataaaaatgaaaaacatATGGCTAGTCATTTGCCTGATGAAGGTGAAAATGATGccaacaaaaataataatgacatATCAATCTCTATTGAGGTTCCAAAAGAAATGGGTAATATCAAAATTCCTAGTAACATTGTAAAGCACATTAAAAAGGGGAATACGATGGATATTGaaagttttataaatataaattctaAAAATGACAATGGAAATGATCAGATTGGAGAGAGTAGTGAAGAAGAGAGTGATGAAGAAGATGAAGAAGATGacgaagaaaataaaagtgaTGAGACAAAGGGTGGTATGAATGGTCCATTCGGTTCGAACACTATGGAAGTAGCAAGTCTAAATACAGAAAATAAGTTAGTagttgaaaaagaaaaagaagataaaaatttggAGAAGTATAGCcatgaaaataatgcaGAAGGTGTAGAAAATGGTGAACATCCTTTAattacacaaaaaaaaaatataataaaaaattctcgtaaaatatataatttaaaattatataattgttcCTATATAGATGATTGggatttaaataatgaatatattgatGAAGAAGGAAAATTAGTTAAATTAAGTGGATAtgtttttcaaaatattgtaaattCAGACTCTATGCCTACTACAAATATAACAGATTGGAAATTAAAAGGATCGTGTGAtcatgataaatatatatgtggtgctttaaaatatatgaataatatatataataaaggaGAAAGAGTTATATTTGATGGGAAGATATATGAAGCAACTAGTGATGCATATGGCAATCCTAAAGAATTGGCAAATGTATGGATCGACAAAACAAGTGATTGTTACAATTTTTGA
- a CDS encoding mitotic-spindle organizing protein 1, putative, giving the protein MGDKEAKKEAIEIIYEIANILNVNLDKETIVILIQLCEYGVSPKILSHIIIQLKKEREKFLQNVSNNMENLKQGNA; this is encoded by the coding sequence atgggAGATAAGGAAGCAAAAAAGGAAGCGATTGAAATCATTTATGAAATTGCGAATATTCTAAATGTAAATTTAGATAAAGAAACTattgttatattaataCAGTTGTGTGAATATGGTGTCAGTCCTAAAATACTTTCACATATAATTATCCaattgaaaaaagaaagagaaaagtttttacaaaatgtaAGTAACAATATGGAAAATTTGAAACAAGGAAATGCCTAA
- a CDS encoding mitochondrial pyruvate carrier protein 1, putative produces the protein MSKVKLLFQNVKKNAFSIMFWAPLANWGFVIAGCNDLKRNPMYVSEKMTSVLVVYSLLFMRYSLAIKPKNYLLFTCHATNTLVQSTLLFRKLKYESDNKMMLATN, from the exons atgtCAAAAGTTAAACTACTTTTTCAAAATGTAAAGAAGAATGCATTTAGCATTATGTTCTGGGCCCCCTTAGCAAATTGGGGTTTTGTTATTGCAG GATGCAATGACTTAAAGAGAAATCCTATGTATGTGTCTGAGAAAATGACATCAGTCTTAGTTGTTTatagtttattatttatgcgATATTCATTAGCAATTAAACCGAAGaattatttactttttacATGTCATGCTACAAACACACTAGTTCAAAGTACTTTGCTATTTCGTAAGTTAAAGTATGAAtcagataataaaatgatgtTAGCAACCAACTAA
- a CDS encoding ras-related protein Rab-11B, putative, translating to MSNEEYDHLYKIILVGDATVGKTHLLSRYIRGSLPSVAKATIGVEFATRTIPLAVGGTVKAQIWDTAGQERYRSITSAHYRRSAGAILVYDITKKKTFLNISKWLEEIRQNSEKDIVIMLVGNKVDLAEEDETKRKVTYEQGASFARENNLFFSEASAVSKLNVKHIFENLLQEIYNNRLKDNNSVSSTRSHETYESAIQITNAKNIIKLNDKNNKYNENNANQMKCC from the exons atgTCTAATGAAGAGTATGATCAtctttacaaaataattttagtGGGGGACGCAACTGTAG GCAAAACGCATTTATTGTCTAGATATATAAGAGGCTCACTCCCTAGTGTCGCAAAGGCAACCATTg GTGTTGAGTTTGCTACAAGGACCATCCCGCTGGCAGTCGGTGGGACAGTGAAAGCACAG ATATGGGACACTGCAGGACAAGAAAGATATAGGAGCATAACGAGTGCTCATTATAGGAGAAGTGCCGGAGCAATATTAGTATAtgatataacaaaaaaaaaaacttttttaaatatttcaaaatggCTAGAAGAAATAAGACAAAACTCTGAAAAGGATATTGTAATTATGCTTGTCGGGAATAAGGTCGATTTAGCAGAGGAAGACGAAACAAAAAGGAAG GTTACTTACGAACAAGGAGCAAGCTTTGCCagagaaaataatttatttttttctgaagCATCCGCTGTGTCTAAGTTAAAtgtaaaacatatatttgaaaatttattacaagaaatatataacaatagACTAAAAGATAATAACAGTGTTTCCAGTACTCGAAGTCATGAAACATATGAAAGTGCTATACAAATAACTAATGcaaagaatataataaaattaaatgacaaaaacaataaatataatgaaaacaatGCTAACCAAATGAAATGCTGTTGA
- a CDS encoding ABC transporter B family member 5, putative codes for MGNCLCKLRDPDLFIINFLNNFYKNAYKHVCSNTYISGLGNGISSFFSDLMKRCSLTKIWGNNNRKNHVNNNTLGSQQNDNYIFRALYEMTSYEKTLLAISLIFLGINAITNLSYPKIMGECVEGENLKFDRSNIIVKVLQKLNILEKFKLNSNKSISAMLYFLPYFICGGIASYFRIYFTNRCIKRIEYRLKKQVHNKIINENNEKFKKYKSNDYLVNCLFNEIQFSSKELITSITQMLRYTNSIVGGIMSMCLISSYLTKFCIFIVPTYGFCVLIILKKLKNIKIEINNFEEKQMERFSDSLQKKNIITIFGNEYYENQHFSKIINLTEKEHQKYINSESMFYSFLNIGTNLVICTILSFGKIELNNNRITHGQLVSFIAYSSMLGLGIVGILKLKKDINLLKLSMKKIYEILDFSPETNNTTTSLTDQVGSDKSNDLSLSNANLSNVTQLESSIQSDEKHEQNNIICEKIEGNIKFENINFTYNKFDNDKKIILKNINFEIKKNEKVAIIGKSGSGKSTIWKLLTRQYEYEGNIYIDNYNIKNFDQTYLKKSILSITEQECCILNRSLYENIVYALLPTKVSDKNGEKDLLLDSIGESGKLANATTTNKVSTIENEDQHINNKLDDIQNCDQMLLEKYGDKINTINSTIDILCKELNLDDFINSMPQNILTNVNNNSMSSGQKQRISIIRSLMKNSSIYIFDEITSFLDESNIDKVYNLIHTLIPDKTIIYITHSLKHLKEMDKIIIIDQGTISAIGTYQELNKHPLFLEIFSL; via the coding sequence ATGGGAAATTGCCTTTGTAAATTAAGAGATCcagatttatttattataaattttttaaataatttttacaaaaatgcatataaacaTGTTTGTAGTAACACATATATCAGTGGGTTGGGAAATGGGATAAgtagttttttttcagaCCTTATGAAGAGATGCAGTTTGACAAAAATATggggaaataataatagaaaaaatcacgtaaataataatacgtTGGGGTCACAGCAAAATGATAACTACATATTTCGAGCTTTGTATGAAATGACTAGCTATGAAAAAACGTTATTGGCAATctctttaatatttttaggaATTAATGCAATTACAAACTTAAGTTATCCTAAAATTATGGGAGAATGTGTAGAGGGTGAAAATTTGAAATTTGACCGATCCaatattattgtaaaaGTGTtgcaaaaattaaatatattagaaaagtttaaattaaattcaaataaaagtataagtgccatgttatattttttaccttattttatatgtggGGGAATAGCATCTTATTTTCGTATTTACTTTACAAATAGATGTATAAAAAGAATAGAATAtagattaaaaaaacaagttcataataaaataattaatgaaaataatgaaaaatttaaaaaatataaatctaATGATTATTTAGTAAATTGTCTATTTAATGAGATTCAATTTTCTTCAAAAGAACTTATAACATCGATTACACAAATGTTACGATATACTAATTCTATAGTTGGTGGTATTATGTCTATGTGCTTGATTTCATCGTACTTAAcaaaattttgtatattcatTGTTCCTACATATGGATTTTGtgtattaattatattaaaaaaattaaaaaatataaaaatagaaataaataattttgaagaaaaacaaatggAAAGATTTTCAGATtctttacaaaaaaaaaatattataacaatatttggaaatgaatattatgaaaaccaacatttttcaaaaattataaatttaacaGAAAAAGAACATCAAAAGTATATTAACTCTGAATCAATGttttattcctttttaaatattggAACTAATTTAGTAATATGTACTATTTTAAGTTTTGGAAAAATCGAACTTAATAATAATCGAATAACTCATGGACAGCTTGTTTCTTTTATTGCTTATAGTAGTATGCTTGGTTTAGGTATCGTTGGTATTTTAAAACTTAAGAAagatattaatttattaaaattaagtatgaaaaaaatttatgaaattTTGGACTTTTCCCcagaaacaaataatacCACTACTAGTCTTACTGATCAGGTGGGAAGCGATAAAAGTAATGACTTATCTTTATCTAATGCAAACTTAAGTAATGTCACACAATTAGAAAGTTCAATCCAAAGTGATGAGAAGCATGAACAGAATAACATTATTTGCGAAAAAATTGAAGGaaacataaaatttgaaaatataaattttacatacaataaatttgataatgataaaaaaataatattaaaaaatataaattttgaaataaaaaaaaatgaaaaagtaGCTATAATAGGAAAAAGTGGATCAGGAAAATCAACCATATGGAAATTATTAACTAGACAATATGAATATGAAggtaatatttatatagataattataatattaaaaattttgatcaaacttatttaaaaaaaagtattttaTCAATAACTGAACAAGAGTGTTGTATACTCAACAGGTCTTTATACGAGAATATTGTTTATGCACTATTACCAACAAAAGTGTCAGATAAAAATGGCGAAAAAGATTTACTACTAGACAGTATTGGAGAGAGTGGAAAATTAGCCAATGCGACTACTACAAATAAGGTCAGCACCattgaaaatgaagatCAACACATAAATAACAAACTAGACGATATACAAAATTGTGATCAAATGCTACtagaaaaatatggagataaaataaatacaataaattCAACAATAGATATACTATGTAAAGAATTAAACTTAgatgattttataaattcaatgccacaaaatatattaactaATGTTAATAACAATTCAATGTCTTCTGGACAAAAACAAAGAATATCTATCATACGAtcattaatgaaaaatagttctatatatatatttgatgaAATTACTTCATTTCTAGATGAATCTAATATAGATAAAGTATATAATCTTATTCATACATTAATACCAGATAaaactattatatatattacacaTTCGTTAAAgcatttaaaagaaatggataaaattattattattgatCAGGGTACTATATCAGCTATAGGTACTTATCAAGAACTTAATAAACATCCATTATTTTTGGAAATATTTTctctataa
- a CDS encoding exosome complex component RRP42, putative: MSSLKYIEDGINSNIRVDGRTLLTYRTIEINKNILVSADGSSSVMNEENNVICGIKLSLLPPDQNSPDEGFVNLQIDCPASVASNRIKKEHLQIMTSIIYDLCIKNNIDKKKLCILPSKFVWGIDINVMVLNGGGGLLDIISIAIYVALNDMNIPVVKVPKKIDELNMFHNTKSKEYELEIVENEKLPFPCDNIPICISIGEINNKYIYDMSKIEEELVENVFVVAVTSSGKCVAFHKLYGISMEISSILNMSENSVQISQTLFKKINETIEKIQANTIQV, encoded by the coding sequence ATGAgttctttaaaatatatagaagaTGGAATAAACTCCAATATTAGAGTAGATGGAAGAACTTTATTAACATACAGGACTAtcgaaataaataaaaatattttagtaTCAGCAGATGGGAGTAGTAGTGTTAtgaatgaagaaaataatgtaatatGTGGAATCAAACTTTCATTATTACCTCCTGATCAAAATTCACCTGATGAAGGTTTTGTTAATTTACAAATTGATTGTCCAGCTTCTGTAGCTTCAAAtcgaattaaaaaagaacaCTTACAAATTATGACATCCATTATTTATGatttatgcataaaaaataatattgataaaaaaaaattgtgtaTTTTACCTTCAAAATTTGTTTGGGGTATTGATATAAATGTTATGGTTTTAAATGGTGGAGGAGGATTACTAGATATTATTAGCATAGCTATATATGTAGCTTTAAATGATATGAATATTCCGGTTGTTAAAGTACCCAAAAAAATCGatgaattaaatatgttCCATAATACAAAAAGTAAAGAATATGAACTTGAAATTGtggaaaatgaaaaattaccTTTTCCATGTGATAATATTCCTATATGTATTTCAATTggagaaataaataataaatatatttatgatatGTCAAAAATTGAGGAAGAACTTGTTGAAAATGTTTTTGTTGTTGCAGTTACATCAAGTGGAAAATGTGTAGCCtttcataaattatatggTATATCAATGGAAATATCttctatattaaatatgtcAGAAAATTCTGTACAAATTTCACAAACtcttttcaaaaaaattaatgaaacaATTGAGAAAATACAAGCCAATACCATTCAAGTCtaa
- a CDS encoding nucleolar complex protein 2, putative, translating into MTEVDVADIPCEEVEKVEDEKKNDVENEDVEIKKNKNNKLNKKRKMDSIVKEKKAKKKKKKEKKNIDEDDDDEVEEDDDEVEGEMEYDDITELENFCKKYNIDNEDSSSDENMNNANDELLLDEDGQSGEKTIDIDFVHNFLESINKKVRLNKVLKLLAIFEDALNLYHIEEVDDGYSKMEKNNEKNDNINNEDNKTMKKKNRNKKGEHNKKRNFRMNVDTSVYIIFNVLYNINNIFYNFMNDGNLNINVISLDDIKNNKIIESEFEKNEKDMNKPDMIYDLENMSKYKHINRYRPCIIYFFNKIMFQLNKLKNCNDIFLSILKIIKRKEILRWVVILNYGKKFLKKISHLFVFSKKSEIYFLLYILIQNMFQLYNERKRILFANLTKTKYEDENNQIKNTYDMEKLLYGIYQHIFQIYITHYGPKSDNIINWNDIHFKENCLVELFTYLSHDVAYNIAFRYIQLVIQKIREEFKVVYEDKGNEKSKEKKKKFEQNKKTKYLYLEQLRLHTPQMIIILKFLMKITKQCDNLSILTYGLTTLIIGILKMKINNMRYLPFNLQLINFLIRIMEDKKKYIPLFSYLVCILNGLKNYKNNKNIPKDQKTRFLIENFDINSSIQIDDKLISDFSISYQIYDKIYVILFDYIGLIVNHISFPEFFFAIENFLKKYYLECQVNTFKSQIKKLLTHAKSSIDIILNKRKYINIYTIHDKMTYFENEKLPLSIQRLSILENYENTYSEKIKAKLSGLENIKNVDSDDDNDSDLEKKQKNKKMKKKKNKKNKKNKKKGDNDNDAGAEENGKLNALSKEDKVEEFSLSSEDDNAK; encoded by the coding sequence ATGACTGAAGTAGATGTAGCAGATATTCCTTGCGAAGAGGTGGAAAAAGTTGAAgatgaaaagaaaaatgatGTAGAAAATGAGGATGTtgagataaaaaaaaacaaaaataataaactaaataaaaagagaaaaatggACTCTATAGtgaaggaaaaaaaagcgaaaaaaaaaaagaaaaaagaaaaaaaaaatatagatgaAGATGACGATGACGAGGTAGAAGAGGACGATGATGAGGTAGAAGGAGAAATGGAATATGATGACATTACAGAGTTAGaaaatttttgtaaaaaatataatatagataatGAGGATAGTTCAAgtgatgaaaatatgaacaatgcaaatgatgaattattattagatGAAGATGGTCAAAGTGGTGAAAAAACAATTGATATAGattttgttcataattttttagaatcaattaataaaaaagttagATTAAATAAAGTTCTTAAATTGCTAGCCATTTTTGAGGATGCTctaaatttatatcatattgAAGAAGTAGATGATGGGTATTCCAAAATGGAAAAGaacaatgaaaaaaatgataacataaataatgaagacaacaaaacaatgaaaaaaaaaaaccgtaataaaaaaggagaaCATAACAAGAAAAGAAACTTCCGAATGAATGTAGATACAtcagtatatataatatttaatgttctgtacaatattaataatatattttacaactTTATGAATGATggtaatttaaatattaatgtgATATCTCttgatgatataaaaaataataaaataattgaaagtgaatttgaaaaaaatgaaaaagatatGAACAAGCCAGATATGATATATGATTTAGAGAACATgagtaaatataaacacaTTAATAGATATAGAccatgtattatatatttttttaataagatTATGTttcaattaaataaattaaaaaattgtaatgatatatttttaagtatattaaaaataataaaaagaaaagaaatattaagATGGGttgtaatattaaattatggaaaaaaatttttaaaaaaaatatctcatttatttgttttttcgaaaaaaagtgaaatatattttcttttatatatattaattcaaaatatgtttcaattatataatgaaagaaaaagaattttATTTGCAAATTTAACAAAGACTAAATAtgaagatgaaaataatcaaataaaaaatacatatgaTATGGAAAAGTTACTATATGGAATTTATcaacatatttttcaaatatatataacacaCTATGGTCCAAAATCAgacaatataattaattggaatgatatacattttaaagAAAACTGTTTAGttgaattatttacatatcTATCTCATGATGttgcatataatattgcCTTTAGATATATTCAGTTAGTTATACAAAAGATTAGAGAAGAATTTAAAGTTGTTTATGAAGACAAAGGGAATGAAAAatcaaaagaaaaaaaaaaaaaattcgaacaaaataaaaaaacaaaatatctATATCTAGAACAATTACGTCTTCATACACCTCaaatgattattattttaaaatttttaatgaaaattacAAAACAATGTGATAATTTAAGTATATTAACATATGGCTTAACAACATTAATTATtggtatattaaaaatgaaaataaataatatgagaTATTTACCATTTAATCTacaattaattaattttttaattcgtATAAtggaagataaaaaaaaatatatcccattattttcttacttagtttgtatattaaatggattaaaaaattataaaaataataaaaatattccaaAAGATCAAAAAACACGATTTTTAATCgaaaattttgatataaattCAAGTATACAAATTGatgataaattaatttcagatttttctatatcttatcaaatatatgataaaatttatgttatattatttgattatATTGGTCTAATAGTAAATCATATTTCTTTTccagaatttttttttgctattgaaaattttttaaaaaaatattacttaGAATGTCAAGTAAATACATTTAAATCTcagattaaaaaattgttgaCACATGCAAAAAGTTCAAtcgatattattttaaacaaaagaaaatatattaatatatatactatacaTGATAAAATGACATActttgaaaatgaaaaattaccACTATCAATTCAAAGACTATCTATATTAGAAAATTATGAGAATACCTATtctgaaaaaattaaagcaAAATTAAGTGGCttggaaaatataaagaatgtTGATAGCGATGATGATAATGATAGTgatttggaaaaaaaacaaaaaaacaaaaaaatgaaaaaaaagaaaaataaaaaaaataagaaaaataagaaaaaaggTGACAATGACAATGATGCAGGGGCAGAGGAAAACGGAAAGTTGAATGCTCTATCCAAGGAAGATAAAGTGGAAGAATTCTCATTATCTAGTGAAGATGACAATGCTaagtaa